The Bombus vancouverensis nearcticus chromosome 2, iyBomVanc1_principal, whole genome shotgun sequence genome window below encodes:
- the LOC117160114 gene encoding uncharacterized protein LOC117160114 → MSEYSTDSLEDTKEISSRNQNSLHGKCKSGSNLKPTKICNVDLPTDLSLIQKRGKDKTYIGSNETTPNTHKDTGTASGRNAIIANRELVDASKRQCPASSRNEKRDVADRLKRNNTDNSRREDGVNKGVSARCTKRFSKTFTTKRSCCPKDIPMAMKTDKKLGNVLAPKVQQARKPCSYLELYRRRFNGPQYKVRSPEGSTLSVCGDSEREELSDDDTRSLVTPRDDQSELSFYRRIIEGSTDPTALANRSTKTVRGSAFQDTDTIFCSSKMAKHNTSDDKSKSLGYRPYTIEEYKTLSIPKLDRSLGPDKVEMQAKREWLMRRRSYGNSVSARNRQRILLQAHRIKTKDTTAEKCFLPLKDQQIDAKIQDDSMSLAIFEDQEIAQKNSDIDGDMYTKKNRDVCKKPSSRRSSRKFERRSSFRSSLNSYDIIEDSYLESLRQRHLYEKEMVDRIINQTLCS, encoded by the exons ATGTCAGAGTATTCCACGGATTCGCTAGAGGATACTAAAGAAATCTCGTCAAGGAATCAGAATTCTTTACACGGAAAGTGTAAAAGTGGATCTAACCTAAAGCCAACTAAAATCTGTAATGTTGATTTACCCACTGATCTGTCATTAATTCAGAAACGAGGGAAGGATAAAACAT ATATCGGATCTAATGAAACTACGCCGAATACCCACAAAGACACCGGGACAGCCAGCGGCAGGAATGCAATAATTGCGAACAGAGAACTCGTAGACGCGTCCAAGCGACAATGCCCGGCATCTTCGAGGAACGAAAAGCGAGACGTCGCGGATCGGCTTAAGAGAAAC AACACGGACAATTCAAGACGAGAAGACGGCGTCAACAAGGGAGTCAGTGCAAGGTGTACCAAGCGTTTCTCCAAGACGTTTACAACGAAACGAAGTTGTTGTCCGAAGGATATACCGATGGCTATGAAGACGGACAAAAAACTCGGAAACGTGCTCGCCCCGAAGGTTCAGCAGGCGAGGAAACCATGCTCCTATTTGGAGCTTTATCGTCGGAGATTCA ATGGACCACAATACAAGGTTCGATCCCCAGAGGGTTCCACGTTGTCGGTTTGCGGCGACAGCGAACGAGAGGAGCTCAGTGACGACGATACACGTTCGTTGGTAACCCCGAGGGACGATCAGAGCGAGTTGAGTTTTTATCGGCGTATAATCGAGGGATCTACCGATCCTACGGCCCTTGCCAACCGATCCACTAAAACTGTGCGTGGATCAGCGTTCCAAGACACGGACACTATCTTCTGTAGTTCGAAAATGGCTAAACACAACACGTCTGACGATAAATCGAAGAGTCTCGGCTACAGGCCGTATACCATCGAGGAGTACAAGACTCTGTCGATACCGAAGCTCGATCGATCTCTTGGGCCCGATAAAGTTGAGATGCAAGCGAAG AGAGAGTGGCTGATGCGGCGAAGGTCATACGGGAACTCGGTTAGCGCGCGAAATCGCCAACGGATACTGCTACAAGCGCACAGGATCAAG ACGAAGGATACTACCGCTGAAAAATGTTTCCTGCCTTTGAAGGATCAGCAGATCGATGCAAAG ATACAGGATGATTCGATGTCTTTGGCGATATTCGAGGATCAAGAAATTGCGCAAAAAAATAGTGATATAGATGGTGACATGTATACAAAGAAGAACCGCGACGTTTGCAAGAAACCGTCATCAAGGAGGTCGTCTAGGAAATTCGAACGAAGGTCGAGTTTCCGTTCGTCGTTAAATTCGTACGACATCATTGAAGATTCATATTTGGAATCCCTAAGGCAACGTCATCTTTACGAGAAGGAGATGGTAGACCGTATTATAAACCAAACACTGTGCTCCTAA
- the LOC117160115 gene encoding uncharacterized protein LOC117160115 — MAKKLKKSATNAKNTGKNVSAKNNRQTRKQTEDDKNKHKSAIIKDHNLKFKNKSTKNKLTKTVKQIHKNGEKRAFINILNSDTVKVVNVKNKDKGKISRQIQNKKKQQINDKKLIQQKQNKKNKISDQSKNKLSNNKELAKKAKSKSTGLETKQEQKLNKKTKKLSKVLKKQIRQKESKFSTVPQKKNNDSQVIINRNLDIKRLEKLLANKQKEQKKKEINIKPQSLRQRMMTKLKASRFRYLNETLYNNESSESKKYFKSDPDAFKAYHEGYKQQVDQWPVNPLDIVIASIKKMPKEYIVADFGCGEARLATVVPHKVHSFDFVSLNENVTACDVAHTNLLTSSVNVVVFCLSLMGTNLKDYIVEANRVLKKGGILKIAEVESRFEQVKDFIEAINSYGFKIIWKDLSHNLFYFLDFEKEKDIRGRRNNLPPITLKPCLYKKR; from the exons ATGGCTAAAAAGTTAAAGAAAAGTGCCACTAATGCAAAAAATACTGGTAAAAATGTTAGCGCGAAGAATAACCGTCAG ACAAGGAAACAAACAgaagatgacaagaataaaCATAAATCCGCTATTATTAAGGATCACAATTTGAAGTTCAAAAACAAATCtacgaaaaataaattaactAAAACAGTCAAACAAATACACAAGAATGGAGAAAAACGTGctttcattaatattttgaattcTGACACTGTAAAAGTCGTAAATGTAAAAAACAAGGACAAAGGTAAAATAAGTAGacaaattcaaaataaaaagaaacagcAAATTAACGACAAAAAACTAATACAacagaaacaaaataaaaagaataaaatttctgaTCAATCTAAGAATAAACTTAGTAATAATAAAGAGCTTGCAAAAAAAGCAAAATCAAAATCTACAGGACTTGAAACAAAACAGGAGCAAAAGCTtaataagaaaacaaaaaaattgaGTAAAGTATTGAAAAAACAAATAAGACAAAAAGAGAGTAAATTTTCAACAGTGCcccaaaaaaaaaataacgattcacaAGTAATTATAAACCGTAACTTAGATATCAAGCGTTTGGAAAAATTGCTTGCTAATAaacaaaaagaacaaaaaaagaaggaaataaatataaaaccaCAATCTTTAAGACAAAGAATGATGACTAAATTAAAAGCTTCTAGGTTCAGATATCTAAATGAAACACTTTATAATAATGAAAGTTCAGagtctaaaaaatattttaaaagtgaTCCTGATGCATTTAAGGCATATCATGAAGGATATAAACAACAAGTCGATCAATGGCCTGTAAATCCTCTTGATATAGTAATagcttcaattaaaaaaat GCCAAAGGAATACATAGTTGCTGATTTTGGATGTGGAGAAGCAAGGCTTGCTACTGTAGTTCCTCATAAAGTACATTCTTttgattttgtttctttaaatgAAAATGTAACTGCTTGTGACGTGGCACATACAAACCTATTAACAAGTAGTGTAAATGTTGTTGTATTTTGCCTATCACTTATGGGAACTAATCTTAAAGACTATATTGTAGAAGCAAATAGAGTTCTTAAAAAAGG TGGTATTTTAAAGATAGCTGAAGTTGAAAGTCGATTTGAACAAGTAAAGGATTTTATAGAAGCAATTAATAGTTATGGTTTCAAAATTATCTGGAAAGATTTATCGCACAACTTGTTTTACTTTTTAGACtttgagaaagaaaaagacattAGAGGTAGAAGAAATAATCTACCTCCTATTACTTTAAAGccatgtttgtataaaaaacGTTAG
- the mus301 gene encoding mutagen-sensitive 301 isoform X1 produces the protein MDDTMLIDIEDHDESKMCATSPNIHEKTLNSFAHEWSSCDIFERNENDIKIQYVVNEEEEKEKDLQTEIVKQNTSTFSQNETDTHWQDNTFLNAFTQLDSYDVKDNVLECFKQVTQNFENCLEETLPTEIIGSVHTPNNEQQNVKSLKRNSIDYSNAIPHKICHLNDKIIKQNTNIHHKSSINNDTFYGLPNKAKELFLRIRGISTLYQWQDDCLNLDAVKNRKNLIYALPTSGGKTLVAEILMLQELICNKRNAIFILPFVAIVQEKVQAMTPFALELDFLVEEYAASRGTFPPKKRRKKNSIYMCTIEKALGLINSLIEENRFNEIGIIVIDELHLLGESGGRGATLEVLLTKVLYISSNVHIVGMSATIGNLEEIATFLNADLYTANFRPVEIKEYVKCEENIWLLDLKTKDVLTDVKKINYRYSNDAAMIDPDRIGGLVMDVIPKNSCLIFCSSRKNCENVALLLSKLLFKSLEDYKRDEKQKLLNALESEEGLCPILHKTIKLGVAYHHSGLTSEERRLLEDAFRAETLSVICCTSTLATGVNLPARRVILRSPYVGNQFLNLSRYKQMTGRAGRAGMGDVGESILICKNNELERVTELLKSKMDDSLSTIHIDRDRGINNLILSAILLHIATTRCELHKIAEKTLLNIQQKRLNVNVKQIVDDALTEFLKTSVMKIKEKETNFDIFKPNVSVVFPSQTISPNDTIIETKRKRILKLTNETELELCSLGRAAMKGCIDMQCAYTLYQDLKKAQEHLILIDYLHLLYLVTPYNLISQIKPTGTIYYDVVTGLSETQMKTARLLGINEVNIGKIRDGLMPKNVEPRVIHRFYITLILYDLWCQHAVYDIAEKYEINRGIIQNLLTAVSSFAFSVIRFCQELDEFWAFKDLLNVFSKRLSYCCPLELEALMDLPLVKIGRARQLYNAGFKTMQCIAKAQPMDLQEKIPYLSKKTARQIIEAAKLRIVEKIEDLKEEREDILDGIHMNVLKGF, from the exons ATGGATGATACAATGTTAATAGATATCGAAGATCATGATGAAAGCAAGATGTGTGCTACTAGTCCTAATATACATGAAAAGACCTTAAATAGTTTTGCACATGAATGGAGTTCCTGTGATATAtttgaaagaaatgaaaatgatattaaaatacaatatgttgttaatgaagaagaagaaaaagaaaaagatttacaAACAGAAATTGTCAAACAAAATACTTCAACTTTTTCTCAGAATGAAACAGATACTCATTGGCAGGACAATACATTTTTAAATGCATTTACACAATTGGATTCTTACGATGTAAAAGATAATGTTTTGGAGTGCTTTAAGCAG GTAACTCAAAATTTTGAGAATTGTTTAGAAGAAACACTTCCCACAGAAATTATAGGTTCAGTACATACGCCAAATAATGAACAACAAAATGTCAAatcattaaaaagaaattcaatTGATTATAGTAATGCTATTCCACATAAAATATGTCATTTAAATGACAAAATAATCAAACAAAATACTAACATTCATCATAAAAGTTCAATAAACAATGATACATTTTATGGTCTACCAAATAAAGCAAAGGAACTTTTCTTACGAATAAGGGGTATTAGTACATTATATC AATGGCAAGACGATTGTTTGAATTTAGATGCAgtaaagaatagaaaaaatttaatttatgcaCTTCCTACTAGCGGGGGTAAAACATTGGTTGCAGAAATACTAATGTTGCAAGAGcttatatgtaataaaagaaATGCAATATTTATATTGCCATTTGTTGCTATAGTACAAGAAAAA GTTCAAGCAATGACACCATTTGCACTTGAATTAGATTTTTTAGTTGAAGAATATGCAGCATCAAGAGGAACTTTTCCCCCAAAAAAGCGTCGCAAAAAAAATAGCATATACATGTGTACTATAGAGAAAGCATTGGGTTTAATAAATAGTTTAATAGAAGAAAATCGTTTTAATGAA attGGTATTATAGTTATTGATGAATTACATCTTCTTGGAGAATCTGGAGGAAGAGGAGCTACATTGGAAGTTCTTTTAACAAAAGTATTGTACATTAGTA gtAATGTTCATATTGTTGGAATGAGTGCAACGATAGGTAACTTAGAGGAAATAGCAACATTTTTAAATGCAGATTTATATACTGCAAATTTTCGTCCTGTTGAAATTAAAGAATATGTGAAATGTGAAGAAAATATTTGGTTACTTGATTTAAAAACAAAAGATGTGCTGACAGATGTGAAAAAGATCAATTATCGT TATTCAAATGATGCAGCAATGATAGATCCAGATCGAATTGGAGGTTTGGTAATGGATGTAATTCCAAAAAATTCATGTCTCATATTTTGTTCAAGTCGTAAAAATTGCGAAAATGTTGCTCTATTGTTGTCTAAACTTTTATTCAA ATCATTAGAAGATTACAAAAGAGatgaaaaacaaaaattattaaatgcACTTGAAAGTGAAGAAGGCCTTTGTCCTATCTTACACAAAACCATAAAATTGGGTGTAGCCTATCATCACTCTGGCCTTACATCTGAAGAAAGACGGTTATTGGAAGATGCTTTTAGAGCAGAGACTCTTTCTGTAATATGCTGTACATCAACACTAGCAACTGGAGTAAATTTACCAGCAAGAAGG GTGATATTAAGAAGTCCATATGTTGGCAATCAGTTTCTAAATTTAAGTAGATACAAACAAATGACAGGAAGAGCTGGTCGTGCTGGTATGGGAGATGTAGGAGAGAGTATactaatatgcaaaaataatgaattagaaAGG GTAACAGAACTTCTGAAATCTAAAATGGATGATTCTTTAAGCACAATACACATAGACAGAGACAGaggtataaataatttaattttaagtgctatattattacatatagcAACAACTAGATGTGAACTACACAAAATAGCGGAAAAAACATTACTTAATATTCAACAAAAACGTTTAAATGTGAATGTTAAACAAATTGTGGATGATGCACTAACTGAATTTCTAAAAACTAGTGTaatgaaaataaaggaaaaagagACAAATTTTGATATATTCAAACCAAATGTAAGCGTTGTTTTTCCATCACAAACTATATCTCCTAATGACACAATtatagaaacaaaaagaaaaagaatattgaAGCTTACTAATGAAACTGAATTAGAGTTATGTAGCCTCGGACGTGCAGCTATGAAAG GTTGCATTGATATGCAGTGTGCATATACATTGTATCAAGACTTAAAAAAAGCTCAGGAACATTTAATTCTTATTGATTATTTGCATCTTTTATATCTTGTTACTCCTTATAATTTAATATCTCAGATAAAGCCGACAGGAACAATTTATTATGATGTG gTAACTGGTTTATCAGAAACACAAATGAAAACAGCAAGGCTTCTAGGAATTAATGAAGTAAACATAGGTAAAATACGTGATGGATTAATGCCTAAG AATGTGGAACCGAGAGTGATACATAGattttatataacattaataCTGTATGATTTGTGGTGTCAACATGCAGTATATGATATagcagaaaaatatgaaataaatcgAGGTATTATACAAAATCTTTTGACTGCTGTATCATCATTTGCATTTTCTGTAATTCGATTTTGTCAG GAATTGGATGAATTTTGGGCATTTAAGGATTTATTGAATGTGTTTAGTAAAAGATTGTCATATTGTTGCCCTTTAGAGTTAGAGGCATTGATGGATTTGCCTTTAGTCAAAATT GGTAGAGCGCGTCAGTTGTACAATGCCGGGTTTAAAACAATGCAGTGCATAGCTAAAGCTCAACCAATGGATTTACAAGAAAAAATTCCATATTTAAGTAAAAAAACTGCCAGACAAATTATTGAGGCTGCCAAA TTACGAATAGTGGAAAAAATAGAAGatttaaaagaagaaagagaagatatTTTAGATGGCATACATATGAATGTCTTAAAGGGAttttaa
- the mus301 gene encoding mutagen-sensitive 301 isoform X2, with product MDDTMLIDIEDHDESKMCATSPNIHEKTLNSFAHEWSSCDIFERNENDIKIQYVVNEEEEKEKDLQTEIVKQNTSTFSQNETDTHWQDNTFLNAFTQLDSYDVKDNVLECFKQVTQNFENCLEETLPTEIIGSVHTPNNEQQNVKSLKRNSIDYSNAIPHKICHLNDKIIKQNTNIHHKSSINNDTFYGLPNKAKELFLRIRGISTLYQWQDDCLNLDAVKNRKNLIYALPTSGGKTLVAEILMLQELICNKRNAIFILPFVAIVQEKVQAMTPFALELDFLVEEYAASRGTFPPKKRRKKNSIYMCTIEKALGLINSLIEENRFNEIGIIVIDELHLLGESGGRGATLEVLLTKVLYISSRSLEDYKRDEKQKLLNALESEEGLCPILHKTIKLGVAYHHSGLTSEERRLLEDAFRAETLSVICCTSTLATGVNLPARRVILRSPYVGNQFLNLSRYKQMTGRAGRAGMGDVGESILICKNNELERVTELLKSKMDDSLSTIHIDRDRGINNLILSAILLHIATTRCELHKIAEKTLLNIQQKRLNVNVKQIVDDALTEFLKTSVMKIKEKETNFDIFKPNVSVVFPSQTISPNDTIIETKRKRILKLTNETELELCSLGRAAMKGCIDMQCAYTLYQDLKKAQEHLILIDYLHLLYLVTPYNLISQIKPTGTIYYDVVTGLSETQMKTARLLGINEVNIGKIRDGLMPKNVEPRVIHRFYITLILYDLWCQHAVYDIAEKYEINRGIIQNLLTAVSSFAFSVIRFCQELDEFWAFKDLLNVFSKRLSYCCPLELEALMDLPLVKIGRARQLYNAGFKTMQCIAKAQPMDLQEKIPYLSKKTARQIIEAAKLRIVEKIEDLKEEREDILDGIHMNVLKGF from the exons ATGGATGATACAATGTTAATAGATATCGAAGATCATGATGAAAGCAAGATGTGTGCTACTAGTCCTAATATACATGAAAAGACCTTAAATAGTTTTGCACATGAATGGAGTTCCTGTGATATAtttgaaagaaatgaaaatgatattaaaatacaatatgttgttaatgaagaagaagaaaaagaaaaagatttacaAACAGAAATTGTCAAACAAAATACTTCAACTTTTTCTCAGAATGAAACAGATACTCATTGGCAGGACAATACATTTTTAAATGCATTTACACAATTGGATTCTTACGATGTAAAAGATAATGTTTTGGAGTGCTTTAAGCAG GTAACTCAAAATTTTGAGAATTGTTTAGAAGAAACACTTCCCACAGAAATTATAGGTTCAGTACATACGCCAAATAATGAACAACAAAATGTCAAatcattaaaaagaaattcaatTGATTATAGTAATGCTATTCCACATAAAATATGTCATTTAAATGACAAAATAATCAAACAAAATACTAACATTCATCATAAAAGTTCAATAAACAATGATACATTTTATGGTCTACCAAATAAAGCAAAGGAACTTTTCTTACGAATAAGGGGTATTAGTACATTATATC AATGGCAAGACGATTGTTTGAATTTAGATGCAgtaaagaatagaaaaaatttaatttatgcaCTTCCTACTAGCGGGGGTAAAACATTGGTTGCAGAAATACTAATGTTGCAAGAGcttatatgtaataaaagaaATGCAATATTTATATTGCCATTTGTTGCTATAGTACAAGAAAAA GTTCAAGCAATGACACCATTTGCACTTGAATTAGATTTTTTAGTTGAAGAATATGCAGCATCAAGAGGAACTTTTCCCCCAAAAAAGCGTCGCAAAAAAAATAGCATATACATGTGTACTATAGAGAAAGCATTGGGTTTAATAAATAGTTTAATAGAAGAAAATCGTTTTAATGAA attGGTATTATAGTTATTGATGAATTACATCTTCTTGGAGAATCTGGAGGAAGAGGAGCTACATTGGAAGTTCTTTTAACAAAAGTATTGTACATTAGTAGTAG ATCATTAGAAGATTACAAAAGAGatgaaaaacaaaaattattaaatgcACTTGAAAGTGAAGAAGGCCTTTGTCCTATCTTACACAAAACCATAAAATTGGGTGTAGCCTATCATCACTCTGGCCTTACATCTGAAGAAAGACGGTTATTGGAAGATGCTTTTAGAGCAGAGACTCTTTCTGTAATATGCTGTACATCAACACTAGCAACTGGAGTAAATTTACCAGCAAGAAGG GTGATATTAAGAAGTCCATATGTTGGCAATCAGTTTCTAAATTTAAGTAGATACAAACAAATGACAGGAAGAGCTGGTCGTGCTGGTATGGGAGATGTAGGAGAGAGTATactaatatgcaaaaataatgaattagaaAGG GTAACAGAACTTCTGAAATCTAAAATGGATGATTCTTTAAGCACAATACACATAGACAGAGACAGaggtataaataatttaattttaagtgctatattattacatatagcAACAACTAGATGTGAACTACACAAAATAGCGGAAAAAACATTACTTAATATTCAACAAAAACGTTTAAATGTGAATGTTAAACAAATTGTGGATGATGCACTAACTGAATTTCTAAAAACTAGTGTaatgaaaataaaggaaaaagagACAAATTTTGATATATTCAAACCAAATGTAAGCGTTGTTTTTCCATCACAAACTATATCTCCTAATGACACAATtatagaaacaaaaagaaaaagaatattgaAGCTTACTAATGAAACTGAATTAGAGTTATGTAGCCTCGGACGTGCAGCTATGAAAG GTTGCATTGATATGCAGTGTGCATATACATTGTATCAAGACTTAAAAAAAGCTCAGGAACATTTAATTCTTATTGATTATTTGCATCTTTTATATCTTGTTACTCCTTATAATTTAATATCTCAGATAAAGCCGACAGGAACAATTTATTATGATGTG gTAACTGGTTTATCAGAAACACAAATGAAAACAGCAAGGCTTCTAGGAATTAATGAAGTAAACATAGGTAAAATACGTGATGGATTAATGCCTAAG AATGTGGAACCGAGAGTGATACATAGattttatataacattaataCTGTATGATTTGTGGTGTCAACATGCAGTATATGATATagcagaaaaatatgaaataaatcgAGGTATTATACAAAATCTTTTGACTGCTGTATCATCATTTGCATTTTCTGTAATTCGATTTTGTCAG GAATTGGATGAATTTTGGGCATTTAAGGATTTATTGAATGTGTTTAGTAAAAGATTGTCATATTGTTGCCCTTTAGAGTTAGAGGCATTGATGGATTTGCCTTTAGTCAAAATT GGTAGAGCGCGTCAGTTGTACAATGCCGGGTTTAAAACAATGCAGTGCATAGCTAAAGCTCAACCAATGGATTTACAAGAAAAAATTCCATATTTAAGTAAAAAAACTGCCAGACAAATTATTGAGGCTGCCAAA TTACGAATAGTGGAAAAAATAGAAGatttaaaagaagaaagagaagatatTTTAGATGGCATACATATGAATGTCTTAAAGGGAttttaa
- the LOC117160119 gene encoding succinate dehydrogenase assembly factor 2, mitochondrial isoform X1, with amino-acid sequence MNVFVKSLVPVFKVKPVSLVKCISTTCAHYKDDFQDVIHPESQKFDIPLYEKRSEENKDVKKARLLYQSRKRGMLENGLILSTFAKKYLSSFDDKQLHLYDCLINLPTNDWDIFYWATGAKPTPPEFDNEVMDLLKKHIKNADRQTRIMQPEL; translated from the exons ATGAATGTTTTTGTAAAATCTCTTGTACCAGTA TTTAAGGTTAAACCAGTATCTCTGGTAAAATGTATTTCAACAACTTGTGCGCATTATAAGGACGATTTTCAGGATGTAATTCATCCAGAAAGCCAAAAATTTGACATACCATTATATGAGAAACGTAGTGAAGAGAATAAAGATGTTAAAAAAGCTCG ACTATTATATCAGTCTCGTAAACGTGGTATGTTAGAAAATGGTCTTATTTTAAGTACATTTGCTAAGAAATATTTATCTAGCTTTGATGATAAACAATTACACTTGTATGATTGCCTTATCAATCTGCCAACCAACGATTGGGACATATTTTACTGGGCTACAGGTGCAAAGCCCACTCCACCTGAATTTGACAATGAAGTTATGGATTTGTTAAAAAAACACATCAAAAATGCAGACCGTCAGACAAGAATAATGCAACCTGAACTatga
- the LOC117160119 gene encoding succinate dehydrogenase assembly factor 2, mitochondrial isoform X2 produces the protein MNVFVKSLVPVVKPVSLVKCISTTCAHYKDDFQDVIHPESQKFDIPLYEKRSEENKDVKKARLLYQSRKRGMLENGLILSTFAKKYLSSFDDKQLHLYDCLINLPTNDWDIFYWATGAKPTPPEFDNEVMDLLKKHIKNADRQTRIMQPEL, from the exons ATGAATGTTTTTGTAAAATCTCTTGTACCAGTA GTTAAACCAGTATCTCTGGTAAAATGTATTTCAACAACTTGTGCGCATTATAAGGACGATTTTCAGGATGTAATTCATCCAGAAAGCCAAAAATTTGACATACCATTATATGAGAAACGTAGTGAAGAGAATAAAGATGTTAAAAAAGCTCG ACTATTATATCAGTCTCGTAAACGTGGTATGTTAGAAAATGGTCTTATTTTAAGTACATTTGCTAAGAAATATTTATCTAGCTTTGATGATAAACAATTACACTTGTATGATTGCCTTATCAATCTGCCAACCAACGATTGGGACATATTTTACTGGGCTACAGGTGCAAAGCCCACTCCACCTGAATTTGACAATGAAGTTATGGATTTGTTAAAAAAACACATCAAAAATGCAGACCGTCAGACAAGAATAATGCAACCTGAACTatga